A part of Ignavibacteriales bacterium genomic DNA contains:
- a CDS encoding T9SS type A sorting domain-containing protein, with protein sequence MRKINFIIILNITFIIISLSDVSLSQSLPTNKQDTILSDTSEAVIVKDAFRVNSSEGEYGADQSGIRTAIDGEGNFAFVWIDQRHNDYSIYCQFYNQNKERIGDNIKVNDSTQTSLFTPAIDANVNGDFVIAWVRDAYNIEVQRFNNIGQKIGSSININLGENSIASSPDVAVNSDGSFVITWVAYSTSSYRIYSRFVSASNNLSYNNTIINDSSILFPLFEWRNSIDVDGGGNYYVAWNSSKSDSIQIILQKINSNGSREGSNIIFTAGSVTSFIGDLQIKALNNGNYLIAWFERLSSENFSKIKFRIFNSNTNSFSNISNITYTSSGLKVIDISTDRDSTFYMVFGDYQNALSVEINILGELKYSFFIFHFNTDYPILPFSHCLTNVVNDSFYLAAVYSNVGNYDLGFQKFASNFYSSNEFEKINDDTSNADQKNSLVKFNNKGESIIVWEDQRNGGKDLYAQVYDPLFNPIGGNIRINEGTNTETLEIKKSIGSFSDGTFVIGFNSQDESYISNFYLQRVSTTGEKVGSNVFVKTNTSYPEDDFSFGINNNDELLFCWYDNDYAAIRRINSELTFISSSKTIKQTPGNISFNPIKVSIDTSLNILLTWKYYYDSLITTDKAIYGESYNKYGDLVESQFTIDYSYLDSYYLNLVCKNDGLNAVILFQKDYNQYNLVRRYNDGGIYKFTDPINSTSSFLKYNILKFENKKTLLAINEESKAFAFYANDNYRQNQFYHLYNYPEDNYTFESRPISVDCYDDNFILSYETAVSYTGEDIWSSIVKVDSLNMGEEFFFTPPKTDFLYNNFPNPFNPTTKIVYEILAYHQVKLSILNILGEEVKVLVNENQEKGLYEVNFDAAGLASGVYFCKLEAFNTTVKKMMVLK encoded by the coding sequence ATGAGGAAAATAAATTTTATCATCATACTGAATATTACCTTTATAATTATTTCGCTTTCAGATGTAAGTTTATCTCAAAGTTTACCGACGAACAAGCAGGACACAATATTAAGCGATACATCTGAAGCCGTAATTGTAAAAGATGCTTTCCGGGTTAATTCTTCCGAGGGCGAATATGGGGCTGATCAGTCCGGAATAAGAACTGCAATTGATGGAGAGGGTAACTTTGCATTTGTGTGGATTGATCAACGCCATAATGATTATAGTATTTACTGTCAATTCTATAACCAAAATAAAGAAAGGATCGGAGATAATATTAAGGTTAATGATAGCACCCAAACTTCCTTATTCACTCCGGCAATAGATGCGAATGTTAATGGCGATTTTGTAATTGCCTGGGTTCGGGATGCTTATAATATAGAGGTACAGAGATTTAACAACATTGGACAGAAAATAGGTTCAAGTATCAATATTAATTTGGGTGAAAATAGTATAGCCTCTTCACCCGATGTTGCTGTTAATTCTGATGGATCATTTGTAATCACCTGGGTAGCATACAGTACATCCTCTTACAGAATTTATTCGAGGTTTGTTAGTGCCTCAAATAATCTGTCATATAATAATACTATTATTAATGATTCTTCGATTTTATTTCCTTTGTTTGAATGGCGAAACTCAATTGATGTGGATGGGGGCGGTAATTATTATGTTGCCTGGAATTCATCAAAAAGCGATTCTATACAAATAATTCTTCAGAAGATAAATTCTAATGGCAGTAGAGAAGGAAGCAATATTATTTTCACCGCCGGTAGTGTAACTTCATTTATTGGTGATCTACAAATAAAAGCTTTAAATAATGGAAACTATTTAATTGCCTGGTTCGAAAGACTTTCATCAGAAAATTTTAGTAAAATAAAATTTAGGATTTTCAATTCAAATACAAATTCATTTTCTAATATTTCTAATATTACATACACAAGTTCTGGATTGAAAGTAATAGATATATCTACGGATCGGGATAGTACTTTCTATATGGTTTTTGGGGATTACCAAAATGCTCTTTCTGTAGAGATCAACATCTTGGGAGAGCTTAAGTATTCCTTTTTTATATTTCATTTTAATACGGATTATCCGATCCTGCCATTCAGTCATTGTTTAACCAATGTAGTAAATGATTCTTTTTATCTTGCAGCAGTTTATTCGAACGTGGGTAATTATGATCTTGGCTTTCAAAAATTTGCAAGTAATTTTTATTCCTCAAATGAATTTGAAAAAATAAATGATGATACATCAAACGCCGATCAAAAAAACTCTTTAGTAAAATTCAATAACAAAGGAGAATCTATTATAGTTTGGGAAGATCAGCGCAACGGCGGCAAAGATTTATATGCACAGGTTTATGATCCATTGTTCAATCCAATCGGGGGAAACATCCGGATAAATGAAGGGACGAACACAGAAACTTTAGAGATAAAAAAATCTATTGGTTCATTTTCAGATGGAACTTTTGTCATTGGTTTTAATAGCCAGGACGAAAGCTACATTTCAAATTTTTATCTGCAGCGTGTAAGTACAACGGGAGAAAAAGTAGGAAGTAATGTATTTGTAAAAACTAACACCTCCTATCCGGAAGATGATTTTTCTTTTGGTATAAATAATAACGATGAATTATTATTCTGCTGGTATGATAATGATTATGCAGCAATAAGGCGCATTAACTCAGAACTAACTTTTATTTCTTCTTCCAAAACGATAAAACAAACTCCCGGCAATATATCCTTTAATCCCATTAAAGTTTCGATAGACACTTCTTTAAATATATTATTAACATGGAAATACTATTACGATTCGCTTATAACTACAGATAAGGCTATTTACGGAGAATCTTATAACAAATATGGTGATTTAGTTGAAAGTCAATTTACAATTGATTACTCTTATTTAGATTCATATTATTTAAACCTTGTTTGCAAAAATGATGGATTAAATGCAGTTATTTTATTTCAAAAAGATTATAACCAGTACAATTTGGTAAGGAGATACAATGACGGCGGCATATATAAATTCACTGATCCCATAAATTCTACTTCATCCTTTTTAAAGTACAACATTCTGAAATTTGAGAACAAAAAAACCTTGCTGGCTATTAATGAAGAGTCAAAAGCATTCGCATTTTATGCAAATGATAACTATCGCCAGAACCAGTTTTATCATTTGTATAATTATCCTGAAGATAACTATACTTTCGAATCACGTCCGATCAGCGTTGATTGTTATGACGATAATTTTATTTTGTCTTACGAAACTGCTGTTAGTTACACCGGTGAAGATATCTGGTCAAGCATCGTAAAAGTTGATTCCTTGAATATGGGGGAGGAATTTTTTTTCACCCCGCCCAAAACAGACTTCTTGTATAACAATTTCCCCAACCCTTTTAATCCAACGACAAAAATTGTTTATGAAATATTAGCTTATCATCAAGTTAAACTTTCTATTTTAAATATACTTGGCGAGGAAGTAAAAGTTTTGGTAAATGAAAATCAGGAAAAAGGTTTATATGAAGTTAATTTTGACGCTGCAGGTTTGGCTTCGGGGGTTTATTTCTGCAAGCTTGAGGCTTTTAATACAACCGTTAAAAAAATGATGGTGTTAAAATAA
- a CDS encoding class IV adenylate cyclase — MQHTIIEIKARSDNHSEIRKILKDNHADFIGTDHQIDTYFKVNSGRLKLREGEIENHLIHYQRENKSGPKESDVTLFNSNPKSSLKEILTNALGILTVVDKTREIYFIDNVKFHLDSVKDLGTFVEIEAINKEGTIEKDKLFEQCKFYLDLFKIAEDELIKVSYSDMLIQK; from the coding sequence ATGCAGCACACAATTATTGAAATAAAAGCGCGATCAGATAATCATTCTGAAATCAGAAAAATATTAAAGGACAATCATGCTGATTTTATTGGTACGGATCATCAGATTGATACTTATTTCAAAGTGAACTCCGGAAGACTTAAACTCAGGGAGGGTGAAATAGAAAATCATTTGATCCATTATCAAAGAGAAAACAAATCCGGTCCGAAAGAATCTGATGTAACTCTGTTTAACTCAAATCCCAAATCTTCTTTAAAAGAAATTTTGACTAATGCTTTAGGTATACTTACTGTTGTAGATAAAACAAGAGAAATTTATTTTATTGATAATGTGAAATTTCATTTAGACAGCGTAAAAGATTTAGGAACTTTTGTCGAAATTGAAGCTATCAATAAAGAAGGAACTATTGAGAAAGATAAACTTTTTGAACAGTGTAAATTTTATCTTGATCTTTTTAAAATTGCCGAAGATGAATTGATAAAAGTTTCTTATAGCGATATGTTAATTCAAAAGTAA
- a CDS encoding rubrerythrin family protein, which yields MPATKENLNEAFAGESQANQKYRAFAKKAERDGYPNIAKLFNTAAEAERIHAEGHFTALDGIGSTVENIKAAIDGETYEYTTMYPPMLEQAEKENHKAKRMFKYAVGAEDVHAQLYKLALVAAEQGKDLDVTEFYLCPVCGHIEFGKPEKNCPICGTLASKYIKVA from the coding sequence ATGCCCGCCACAAAAGAAAACCTCAACGAAGCTTTCGCAGGTGAAAGCCAGGCTAACCAAAAATATCGCGCCTTTGCTAAAAAAGCTGAGCGCGATGGCTACCCAAACATCGCAAAACTTTTTAACACAGCCGCAGAGGCAGAAAGGATCCATGCCGAAGGACATTTCACTGCTTTAGATGGAATCGGTTCAACAGTTGAAAATATTAAAGCAGCAATTGACGGCGAAACTTACGAATACACAACTATGTATCCGCCAATGCTTGAGCAAGCCGAAAAAGAAAATCACAAAGCAAAGCGAATGTTTAAATATGCCGTTGGTGCCGAAGATGTTCATGCCCAACTTTACAAACTTGCACTTGTCGCAGCAGAACAAGGCAAAGATTTAGATGTAACAGAATTTTATCTTTGTCCTGTTTGCGGGCATATTGAATTTGGCAAGCCTGAAAAAAACTGTCCGATTTGCGGAACGCTTGCCTCTAAGTACATAAAAGTTGCTTAA
- a CDS encoding OmpA family protein, whose product MKKLYFVFFLILAIGFTQTTQAQFLDKLKKKTEEKIKSEGEKRVDTKIDEGVEKGYDEVEKGIENTDEEQTQEVDNSKTDQQNQNEQKIDNVKTTDNKEPQEDPKFSSSTQYDFVPGDRVILFDDFSQDAVGDFPALWTTNAPGEINTINIAPGNWFNLNSTDGNYFLLKNIEFPKNFIIEFDIVPKKTGGRIAAGLLLYGEDKYKEMDNDPHPGLGGVMLSIERENWNTWGYKKGEKDMIIGKSAVKPVVAEKVNHVIVWVQGRRLRVYHEGAKVIDMPTNIYDGVKLSRLCFRLSRGASSGSYISNLRITDAAPDIRNKLLTEGKLVSYGIYFDVNKDVVKSESYGTIKEIAKVLTDNPNVNIKIVGHTDSDGDDKSNLDLSKRRSAAVKNVLVKEFGIDASRIETDGKGEGEPVAKNDSAINKALNRRVEFIKL is encoded by the coding sequence ATGAAAAAACTATATTTTGTTTTTTTCTTAATACTTGCTATCGGATTTACACAAACTACTCAAGCCCAATTTTTAGATAAACTTAAAAAAAAGACAGAAGAAAAAATTAAAAGCGAAGGCGAGAAAAGAGTTGATACGAAAATAGATGAAGGGGTAGAAAAAGGATACGATGAGGTTGAAAAAGGAATTGAAAATACTGATGAAGAACAAACACAGGAGGTTGATAATTCTAAAACCGATCAGCAAAATCAAAATGAACAGAAAATTGATAACGTAAAAACTACTGACAACAAAGAACCACAAGAAGATCCAAAGTTCTCAAGCTCAACTCAATATGATTTTGTACCCGGAGACAGAGTAATACTATTTGATGATTTCAGTCAGGATGCAGTTGGAGATTTTCCTGCATTGTGGACGACAAATGCGCCGGGAGAAATAAATACTATAAATATTGCTCCGGGAAACTGGTTTAATCTAAACAGTACTGACGGAAATTATTTTCTTTTAAAGAATATAGAATTCCCAAAGAACTTTATAATTGAGTTTGATATAGTTCCGAAAAAAACTGGTGGAAGAATTGCTGCCGGGCTTTTGCTTTACGGTGAAGATAAGTATAAGGAAATGGACAATGATCCTCATCCCGGGCTAGGCGGTGTTATGCTTTCAATTGAAAGAGAGAACTGGAATACGTGGGGGTACAAAAAAGGTGAAAAGGATATGATAATCGGCAAATCTGCTGTTAAACCGGTTGTCGCTGAAAAAGTGAATCATGTTATAGTTTGGGTTCAGGGAAGAAGACTTAGAGTTTATCATGAGGGAGCCAAAGTTATTGATATGCCTACCAATATTTACGATGGCGTTAAACTAAGCCGACTTTGTTTCAGATTAAGCCGTGGCGCTTCTTCCGGATCGTACATTTCTAATTTAAGAATTACTGATGCCGCACCCGATATTCGAAACAAGCTTCTTACCGAAGGCAAACTGGTTAGTTATGGAATTTACTTTGATGTAAATAAAGATGTTGTAAAATCAGAATCTTATGGAACCATAAAAGAAATAGCAAAAGTTCTTACAGACAACCCCAATGTTAACATTAAAATTGTCGGGCACACTGATTCTGATGGTGATGATAAATCAAATTTAGATTTATCAAAACGCAGATCTGCTGCTGTAAAAAATGTTTTGGTAAAAGAGTTTGGAATTGATGCATCAAGAATTGAAACCGATGGTAAGGGTGAGGGTGAACCTGTTGCTAAAAATGATTCTGCTATAAACAAAGCTCTTAACAGAAGAGTTGAGTTTATCAAATTGTAA
- a CDS encoding outer membrane beta-barrel protein — protein MKLHLLVLSILVLVISSSIYSQEKGFGLGIIIGEPTGLSAKYWTSSTNAFDFGLGYSFSPKNSRLHLHADYLFHSSLTNTSEKFYLYYGPGVRIKTREDDDSVLGIRGALGITWVPRNTPLDFFFEVVPVFTLIPATSFDINAGLGARYYF, from the coding sequence ATGAAATTACATCTTTTAGTATTATCAATTTTAGTTTTAGTAATCAGTTCCTCAATCTATTCGCAGGAAAAAGGATTTGGATTAGGCATTATTATTGGTGAACCTACCGGGCTTAGTGCAAAATACTGGACTAGTTCAACAAACGCTTTTGACTTTGGGCTTGGATATTCTTTCTCACCAAAGAACAGCAGGCTGCACCTTCACGCTGACTATCTTTTTCATTCATCACTAACAAACACATCGGAAAAATTTTATTTGTACTATGGACCGGGAGTAAGAATTAAAACCCGCGAAGATGACGATTCAGTTCTGGGTATAAGGGGTGCGCTTGGAATTACATGGGTTCCAAGAAATACTCCTTTGGATTTTTTCTTTGAAGTTGTTCCCGTTTTTACTTTAATACCTGCAACAAGTTTTGATATTAATGCCGGGCTCGGTGCACGCTACTATTTTTAA
- a CDS encoding T9SS type A sorting domain-containing protein has protein sequence MNASISIGFYGIYFVDSLYGWTANLGGRPYKTTDGGSNWIQQTDLDIWESRDVFFIDYLNGFLLESNKLYETTDGGITWVQNQNLTGFSIAELSTYEDSTIFIIGYKTYRSLNGGESWDEFTELDGIRITGLNLSNSGSGYSVGELGLMLKYYDSTYVPVELISFRGEAKNNEIILNWQTASEINNQGFEIQKSEVRSKKSDWEKIGFVEGKGTTTEQQFYSFIDKNLTNSRYRYRLKQIDFDGTFEYSDIIEIEIGTPSEFHLLQNYPNPFNPETNIDYRVSEETLVNITLYDITGRKIIELVNEKKQTGYYTLKLKGGALSSGIYFYRLLTSSGYTATKKLTILK, from the coding sequence TTGAACGCGAGTATTTCTATTGGTTTTTATGGAATTTATTTTGTTGACTCTTTATACGGTTGGACAGCAAATTTAGGTGGAAGACCATATAAAACAACGGATGGGGGCAGCAACTGGATTCAGCAAACAGATTTAGATATTTGGGAGTCTCGAGATGTATTTTTTATAGATTATTTAAACGGATTCTTACTTGAGAGTAATAAACTTTATGAAACAACAGACGGGGGAATTACTTGGGTTCAAAACCAAAACCTCACAGGGTTTAGCATTGCTGAACTAAGTACTTACGAAGACAGTACTATCTTCATAATAGGGTATAAAACTTATCGTTCGTTAAATGGAGGAGAAAGCTGGGATGAGTTTACAGAACTAGATGGTATCAGAATAACGGGACTAAATTTATCGAATTCCGGATCAGGTTATTCTGTGGGAGAATTGGGATTGATGTTGAAATATTATGATTCAACTTACGTCCCCGTTGAATTAATATCATTTCGTGGAGAGGCGAAAAATAATGAGATAATTCTAAACTGGCAGACAGCGAGTGAAATAAATAATCAAGGATTTGAGATTCAGAAATCAGAAGTCAGAAGTAAGAAATCGGATTGGGAAAAGATTGGTTTTGTTGAAGGAAAAGGAACCACAACCGAACAGCAGTTTTATTCTTTCATTGACAAAAATTTGACCAACAGTAGATATCGATATCGTCTTAAGCAAATAGACTTTGACGGAACATTTGAATATTCAGATATAATTGAAATTGAAATAGGAACTCCTTCTGAATTTCATCTTTTACAAAACTATCCAAATCCATTCAACCCCGAAACTAATATTGATTATAGAGTATCAGAAGAAACGTTAGTTAATATTACGCTATATGATATAACAGGAAGAAAAATTATTGAATTGGTGAATGAAAAAAAACAAACGGGGTATTATACCTTAAAATTGAAAGGAGGAGCATTAAGTTCAGGTATTTACTTTTATAGGTTGTTAACAAGTAGCGGATATACCGCCACAAAAAAACTAACAATACTTAAATAA
- a CDS encoding helix-turn-helix transcriptional regulator → MKNGFPRQTAYRICSGKFKNLTAKQLEKLCLALKCTPNDIIEWIPDDEKLLESNPPLAKLFKVSIPYELRDMAKDIPYDKLHAFSQKLEELKKEFT, encoded by the coding sequence ATGAAGAATGGTTTTCCCCGCCAAACTGCTTACAGAATCTGCTCGGGTAAGTTCAAAAACCTCACCGCTAAACAACTCGAAAAACTTTGCCTCGCACTCAAGTGCACACCCAACGACATTATCGAGTGGATCCCCGATGACGAAAAATTACTCGAATCCAACCCACCCCTTGCGAAATTATTCAAAGTCTCCATCCCATACGAATTGCGTGATATGGCTAAAGATATCCCCTACGATAAACTTCACGCCTTCAGTCAAAAACTTGAAGAACTAAAAAAAGAATTCACTTGA
- a CDS encoding ABC transporter ATP-binding protein, with protein sequence MKTFRRFFKYLRPYIKPLMLANFFMLLFVLFSLFSIGLIMPFIDLLFNQAPVEFVHKDNISILDLREFLSYKLSEIVSQYTKSELVIYLCVLMVIVFFLKNLFSYLQTYFMSIAEQGIIRDIRLQLYTHFHKLSLGYFTEEKKGILISRIINDVQIIKDSMIAVINSIFRDPPLIIIFSIVLMIFNWKLTLLIFALLPVTGLVLAKIGDSLKRKSIRSQEQIADITSILDETFGAMRIVKAFGMEEYEIKRFRDGERNYFSILTSLVRRRALAAPITEFIGVVTITIILYFIGSEIVTGKSSMTPGAFFVYLGIFFQMMPSIKLFGQMFNSVQEGIAASERVFSILDTKPKIFDSPDAVELKSFESRIEFKDASFRYEKSDLILKNINLKINKGEILAIVGPSGAGKSSLVDLIPRFYDTESGSVLIDDTDIRKIKITSLRSLMGIVTQETILFNDTIRNNIAYGMKEIGLEKIIEASQAANAHDFINEMERGYDTIIGDRGVKLSGGERQRLSIARALLKNPPILILDEATSSLDTQSELLVQQAIERLMKGRTSIVIAHRLSTIKNANKIIVINNGEIVEQGSHDQLIGQDGLYKKLYNMQFKL encoded by the coding sequence ATGAAAACATTCCGGCGCTTCTTTAAATACCTTAGACCGTATATCAAACCACTGATGCTGGCAAACTTTTTTATGCTGCTGTTTGTACTCTTCAGTTTATTTTCCATCGGCTTGATAATGCCGTTCATTGATCTTCTTTTCAATCAGGCGCCGGTGGAGTTTGTACACAAAGATAATATCAGCATTCTCGACCTGCGCGAATTTTTATCTTACAAGCTGAGTGAAATCGTCTCGCAGTACACTAAAAGCGAGCTTGTAATTTATCTCTGTGTTTTGATGGTCATCGTTTTCTTTTTAAAAAATCTTTTTTCTTATCTGCAAACTTATTTTATGTCAATTGCCGAGCAGGGGATTATCCGGGACATTCGTTTGCAGCTTTACACGCACTTTCACAAACTTTCACTCGGATATTTTACCGAAGAGAAAAAAGGAATTTTAATTTCAAGAATCATCAACGATGTCCAAATAATTAAAGATTCGATGATCGCTGTCATCAATAGTATTTTCCGTGACCCCCCGTTGATAATAATATTTTCTATCGTGCTGATGATCTTCAACTGGAAACTGACGTTGCTGATTTTTGCTTTGCTGCCTGTTACCGGTCTGGTACTGGCAAAGATTGGCGATTCACTTAAACGAAAAAGCATTCGCTCACAAGAGCAGATTGCCGACATCACTTCAATCCTTGATGAAACTTTCGGAGCTATGAGAATTGTAAAAGCATTCGGGATGGAAGAATACGAAATAAAAAGATTCCGCGACGGTGAGAGAAATTATTTTTCCATTCTTACAAGCCTTGTTAGAAGGCGTGCCCTTGCAGCACCAATCACTGAATTCATCGGCGTTGTTACAATCACCATCATTCTATATTTCATTGGAAGCGAAATTGTAACCGGGAAAAGCTCAATGACACCGGGAGCGTTCTTCGTTTATCTCGGAATATTCTTTCAGATGATGCCTTCGATAAAATTATTCGGACAAATGTTCAACAGTGTTCAGGAAGGTATCGCAGCATCAGAAAGAGTTTTCAGCATCCTCGATACCAAACCTAAAATATTTGACTCACCCGATGCTGTTGAATTAAAATCATTCGAGAGCCGCATTGAATTTAAAGATGCAAGCTTTCGTTACGAAAAAAGCGATCTCATTCTAAAAAATATTAATCTAAAAATTAATAAGGGGGAGATACTTGCAATTGTCGGTCCAAGCGGCGCAGGAAAATCATCGCTCGTTGATTTAATCCCAAGATTTTACGATACTGAATCCGGCTCTGTACTTATTGATGATACTGACATACGAAAAATAAAAATCACTTCACTTCGATCATTAATGGGAATCGTAACGCAGGAGACAATTCTTTTTAATGATACAATTAGAAATAATATTGCCTATGGAATGAAAGAGATCGGTCTCGAAAAAATTATCGAAGCATCACAGGCAGCGAATGCACACGACTTTATAAATGAAATGGAAAGAGGCTACGATACTATCATCGGTGACCGCGGCGTTAAACTTTCCGGCGGTGAGCGGCAGCGTTTATCAATTGCACGTGCTCTGTTGAAAAATCCCCCCATCCTTATTCTTGATGAAGCAACATCTTCTCTTGATACCCAATCAGAACTGCTTGTTCAGCAGGCGATTGAAAGATTAATGAAAGGAAGAACATCAATCGTAATTGCCCACAGGCTTTCAACAATTAAAAATGCAAATAAAATTATTGTCATCAATAATGGTGAGATAGTCGAGCAAGGCAGCCACGATCAGTTGATTGGCCAGGATGGACTTTATAAAAAACTTTACAATATGCAGTTCAAGCTATAA
- a CDS encoding glycosyltransferase — MKVCGFTLVRNGVKYFYPFKEAILSILPLCDELIVNVGDSDDGTLSAVQSIQNDKIKIISRKWDMSLREGGKLLSIETNQALKHCTGDWCFYIQADEVLHEKYIPPVLSSMKNYLDNNEVEGLRFRYKHFYGSYDYYQDNYRKWYIKEVRIIKNSRNIVSWGDAMNFRHKDTTPVKAVDIDAEIYHYGWVRPPDTLMTKRIDFHKLYHTDEVVKQLASSTINYDDLGNLKLFTDSHPEVMKDRISVSNWKFDAKLNEQLPELIRKLAVFFYPLTKRIKSFFT; from the coding sequence ATGAAAGTCTGCGGCTTCACGCTTGTCCGAAACGGCGTAAAATATTTTTATCCTTTTAAGGAAGCTATCCTTTCTATTCTTCCTCTTTGCGATGAACTAATTGTTAATGTCGGTGATTCTGATGACGGCACTTTGTCTGCTGTTCAATCAATTCAAAATGATAAAATAAAAATCATCAGCCGAAAATGGGATATGTCTTTGCGAGAGGGGGGTAAGCTTTTATCAATCGAAACAAACCAGGCACTAAAGCATTGCACAGGCGATTGGTGTTTCTACATCCAGGCGGACGAAGTACTGCACGAAAAATATATCCCCCCCGTTCTTTCTTCAATGAAAAATTATTTGGATAATAATGAAGTTGAAGGATTAAGATTTCGCTACAAACATTTTTACGGTAGCTATGATTATTATCAGGACAATTATCGGAAGTGGTATATTAAAGAAGTTAGAATAATTAAAAATAGCAGAAACATTGTATCGTGGGGGGACGCAATGAATTTTCGTCACAAAGACACAACACCGGTTAAAGCGGTTGATATTGATGCAGAAATTTATCATTACGGTTGGGTTCGTCCACCCGATACTTTAATGACAAAGAGAATTGATTTTCACAAACTTTACCACACTGATGAGGTTGTTAAGCAGCTTGCCTCCTCCACAATAAATTATGATGACCTTGGTAATTTAAAATTGTTTACAGATTCCCATCCGGAGGTTATGAAGGATAGAATATCCGTGAGTAATTGGAAGTTCGATGCAAAACTAAACGAACAACTTCCTGAATTAATTAGAAAGCTTGCTGTCTTTTTCTATCCATTGACTAAAAGAATAAAAAGTTTTTTTACTTAA